A genome region from Populus alba chromosome 3, ASM523922v2, whole genome shotgun sequence includes the following:
- the LOC118028722 gene encoding MATH domain and coiled-coil domain-containing protein At2g05420, whose protein sequence is MAPEPVMEVKIPPRVDLAEITRSTRDLPPAHYTFKIENFSLLANAKIDNVESGDFQAGSYKWRLRLYPNGNKKNNGDGHISLYLAFSNSNALPFGWEVNVNFRLFVYNQIQDNYLTIQYAKGRVRRFHGMKTELGFDQLIPLTVFNDESKGYLIDDRCIFGAEIFVIKPTGKGECLTLVKQPVIDTYTWKIQHFSALDQESYKSQVFSFGGHKWALLVYPKGNSTEKGKSLSIYLVMEDFETLPCGRTTYAEYMLRVRDQLFGKHIEKKASFHFSNSIKDWGHLNFMSLDDVNALPKGFLVNDTLAVEVQIQVTTVVKEFS, encoded by the exons ATGGCCCCAGAACCAGTCATGGAAGTTAAAATTCCTCCTAGAGTTGATCTAGCAGAAATTACAAGGTCAACGAGGGATCTTCCACCGGCTCACTACACATTTAAGATCGAAAACTTCTCCCTACTTGCAAATGCAAAGATAGACAACGTCGAATCAGGTGACTTTCAAGCTGGCAGCTACAAATG GAGATTACGTCTCTATCCTAAcggaaacaagaaaaacaacgGGGATGGACACATATCTCTATATTTGGCATTTTCCAATTCAAATGCACTCCCTTTTGGCTGGGAGGTCAACGTGAACTTCAGATTGTTTGTTTATAACCAAATCCAAGACAATTACTTGACTATCCAAT ATGCTAAAGGAAGGGTAAGACGCTTTCATGGAATGAAAACAGAATTGGGTTTTGACCAATTAATCCCCCTGACTGTTTTCAATGACGAGTCAAAGGGATATCTAATTGATGATCGTTGCATATTTGGAGCTgagatttttgttattaaacCTACTGGCAAAGGTGAATGCTTGACCTTGGTTAAGCAACCTGTCATCGACACTTATACCTGGAAAATTCAGCACTTCTCAGCACTGGATCAAGAATCTTACAAGTcccaagttttttcttttggagGGCACAAATG GGCTTTGCTGGTTTATCCGAAAGGGAATTCAACAGAGAAAGGAAAAAGCTTGTCTATCTACTTAGTAATGGAGGATTTTGAAACTCTTCCATGTGGACGAACAACGTATGCTGAATACATGCTGCGTGTGAGAGACCAGCTTTTCGGAAAACATATCGAAAAAAAAG CCTCTTTCCATTTTTCTAATTCAATCAAGGACTGGGGTCACCTAAACTTTATGTCTCTCGATGACGTCAACGCCCTTCCAAAGGGATTTCTAGTTAATGATACTTTGGCTGTTGAGGTACAAATTCAAGTGACAACGGTGGTCAAGGAATTCTCCTGA
- the LOC118028723 gene encoding ATP-dependent Clp protease proteolytic subunit 4, chloroplastic yields the protein MDLLSLSSSTATPLFSSLKPTLSPHHNLKPPTSPFPFLFKPLTPSSPKLSPLKTSLKSSLTLTPFPQLASPQTPATSMRGAETDAMGLLLRERIVFLGNNIDDFVADAIISQLLLLDAQDPTKDIRLFVNCPGGSLSASMAIYDVVQLVRADVSTIALGISASTASIILGGGTKGKRFAMPNTRIMIHQPLGGASGQAIDVEIQAREIMHNKNNIIRIVSGFTSRSVEQVQKDMDRDRYMSPIEAVEYGIIDGVIDRDSIIPLAPVPERVTPTLNYEDMRKDPMKFLNPDVPDDEIY from the exons ATGGATTTGCTCTCACTCTCTTCCTCCACAGCAACCCCGCTCTTTTCCTCTCTAAAACCCACTCTCTCTCCCCACCACAACCTAAAACCACCCACTTCACCCTTCCCCTTCCTTTTCAAACCCCTAACACCATCTTCTCCAAAACTTTCACCTCTCAAAACCTCCCTTAAATCCTCCCTAACCTTAACCCCATTTCCCCAACTGGCCTCCCCTCAAACACCGGCCACCTCCATGAGAGGGGCCGAGACGGACGCTATGGGCCTCTTGTTGAGGGAAAGGATTGTGTTTCTAGGGAACAATATAGATGATTTCGTGGCTGATGCTATTATTAGTCAGCTGTTGCTTCTTGATGCCCAGGATCCTACTAAAGATATCCGTCTCTTCGTTAACTGTCCTGGTGGTTCTCTTAG TGCTTCAATGGCTATCTATGACGTGGTGCAGCTTGTGAGGGCTGATGTTTCCACAATTGCCCTTGGCATTTCAGCTTCAACAGCTTCTATAATTCTTGGAGGTGGAACGAAAGGCAAACGTTTTGCAATGCCCAACACACGGATAATGATTCATCAACCTCTTGGAGGAGCTAGTGGGCAAGCAATAGATGTGGAAATTCAAGCACGAGAAATTATGCATAAcaagaataatataattagaaTTGTTTCGGGTTTCACTAGTCGCTCGGTTGAGCAAGTGCAAAAAGATATGGATAGAGATCGTTACATGTCTCCAATTGAAGCAGTTGAATATGGAATAATTGATGGAGTTATTGACAGAGATAGCATCATTCCTTTGGCTCCAGTGCCAGAAAGAGTGACACCGACCCTGAATTATGAGGATATGCGTAAAGATCCAATGAAATTCTTGAATCCTGATGTCCCTGATGATGAGATATACTAG
- the LOC118028721 gene encoding uncharacterized protein, whose amino-acid sequence MPEYRCFSPTESPTQQKLIYQSLCTISPFSATIIRKKEARRIRMGRSRGGGGGGGGGDTELHAAARSGDMKAVESIVSSNPLAINSRDKHSRTPLHLAAWSGQAEVVSYLCKHKADVGAAAMDDMGAIHFAAQKGHSEVVRTLLSSGASIKASTRKGLTPLHFAVQGSHLELVKYLVRKGASLTVRTKAGMTPLDLATNEEIHVFLEESESTSKKGTSDGKDKPEASEPKTSLQDKSENSGGETNAGEHEEQEIRNEKRKGEEDDAKETSSEPKRARVALNHLLSADDTQEEYL is encoded by the exons ATGCCCGAATACAGATGCTTCAGCCCAACTGAGAGCCCGACCCAACAAAAGCTAATCTACCAGTCATTATGCACCATCTCACCATTTTCTGCTACAATAATCAGAAAGAAAGAGGCTCGGAGAATCAGAATGGGTAGAagcagaggaggaggaggaggaggaggaggaggagacacAGAGCTTCACGCCGCGGCGAGGTCAGGTGACATGAAAGCGGTTGAGTCAATTGTCAGCTCAAACCCTTTGGCTATTAACTCTAGAGATAAGCACTCTAGAACCCC ATTGCATTTAGCAGCATGGTCAGGGCAGGCAGAGGTGGTGAGTTATCTCTGCAAGCACAAGGCTGATGTTGGTGCTGCTGCCATGGATGACATGGGAGCAATTCACTTTGCCGCCCAAAAAGGCCATTCAGAAGTTGTCCGAACTCTGCTTTCATCTGGGGCCTCCATCAAAGCGTCCACCAGAAAGGGCCTTACTCCACTTCACTTTGCTGTTCAAGGGTCCCATCTGGAGCTAGTCAAGTATTTGGTAAGGAAAGGAGCAAGCCTTACTGTCAGGACAAAAGCAGGAATGACTCCTCTTGATCTGGCAACCAATGAAGAAATCCACGTGTTTCTGGAAGAAAGCGAAAGCACATCTAAGAAAGGAACCTCGGACGGAAAAGACAAACCTGAAGCATCTGAACCAAAGACATCTTTGCAGGATAAATCAGAGAATTCTGGTGGTGAAACTAATGCTGGAGAGCATGAAGAACAGGAGATTAGAAATGAAAAGAGGAAGGGCGAAGAAGATGATGCTAAGGAAACTTCATCGGAACCGAAAAGAGCCAGAGTAGCACTTAATCATCTTCTGAGTGCAGATGACACTCAGGAAGAATATCTGTAA
- the LOC118028720 gene encoding probable polyamine transporter At1g31830: MGEYNGVAYVDVNEGRSSPKLDNIKKVSVLHLIFLIFFEVSGGPFGAEDSVQAAGPLLSLLGFLVFPLIWSVPEALITAEMGTMFPENGGYVVWVSTALGPYWGFQQGWMKWLSGVIDNALYPVLFLDYLKSGIPALAGGLPRVAAALALTFLLTYMNYRGLAIVGWVAVLLGIFSILPFVVMGLVAIPKLEPSRWFVMNLHDVDWNLYLNTLFWNLNYWDSVSTLAGEVDSPKKNLPKALFYALILVVLSYFFPLLVGTGAIPLNRDLWTDGYFSDIAKILGGVWLRWWIQGAAAMSNMGMFVAEMSSDSFQLLGMAERGMLPEFFAKRSRHGTPLIGILFSASGVILLSWLSFQEIIAAENFLYCFGMILEFIAFVLLRIKCPVASRPYKIPVGTVGAILMCIPPTILICVVLALSTVKVMIVSLFAVAIGLVMQPCLKYAEKKRWMKFSVSGELPDLHEGNQERVDFLED; the protein is encoded by the coding sequence ATGGGAGAATACAATGGTGTTGCATATGTGGATGTTAATGAAGGACGTTCTTCACCTAAATTGGACAACATTAAGAAAGTTTCAGTTTTGCACCTCATTTTTCTCATCTTCTTTGAGGTTTCCGGTGGACCTTTTGGAGCGGAGGATAGTGTTCAGGCAGCTGGTCCGCTCCTTTCACTTCTTGGGTTCTTGGTATTCCCATTAATATGGAGTGTTCCCGAGGCATTGATTACAGCCGAGATGGGTACCATGTTTCCAGAAAATGGAGGTTATGTTGTCTGGGTTTCAACTGCTTTGGGTCCTTACTGGGGTTTCCAGCAAGGATGGATGAAGTGGCTGAGCGGGGTGATTGATAATGCTCTGTACCCGGTTCTTTTTCTTGACTATTTGAAGTCGGGAATCCCAGCTTTGGCTGGTGGTTTACCAAGAGTTGCAGCTGCTCTGGCTCTGACATTTCTCCTCACTTACATGAATTACAGGGGTTTAGCTATTGTGGGATGGGTTGCAGTTCTTCTGGGGATCTTTTCGATCCTTCCTTTTGTCGTTATGGGGCTAGTGGCGATTCCGAAGTTGGAGCCTTCAAGATGGTTTGTGATGAATTTGCATGATGTGGATTGGAATTTGTATTTGAACACTCTGTTTTGGAATTTAAACTATTGGGACTCAGTAAGTACTCTTGCTGGAGAGGTGGATAGCCCGAAGAAAAATCTACCTAAAGCTCTCTTTTATGCTTTGATCTTGGTTGTTCTTAGCTATTTCTTCCCCCTTTTGGTTGGCACTGGTGCTATCCCACTCAACCGTGATTTGTGGACTGATGGGTATTTCTCAGATATTGCTAAAATTCTCGGGGGTGTTTGGTTGAGATGGTGGATCCAAGGGGCTGCAGCAATGTCAAATATGGGAATGTTCGTGGCTGAAATGAGCAGTGACTCTTTCCAGCTTCTGGGGATGGCAGAGCGAGGAATGCTTCCAGAGTTCTTTGCCAAGCGGTCTCGGCATGGCACACCTTTGATTGGGATTTTATTCTCTGCATCTggtgttattttgttatcatgGCTAAGCTTTCAGGAGATCATAGCTGcagaaaattttttatattgctttGGAATGATATTGGAATTTATAGCATTTGTACTGTTAAGGATAAAATGTCCTGTTGCTTCACGGCCTTACAAGATTCCTGTGGGAACAGTTGGAGCCATTCTTATGTGCATTCCTCCAACCATACTGATTTGTGTTGTGCTAGCTCTTTCAACAGTCAAAGTGATGATTGTGAGTCTGTTTGCGGTGGCAATTGGCCTTGTGATGCAGCCCTGTCTCAAATACGCCGAGAAAAAGAGGTGGATGAAGTTTTCTGTCAGTGGTGAACTCCCAGACCTTCATGAAGGTAATCAGGAGAGAGTTGACTTCTTAGAAGACTAG
- the LOC118028719 gene encoding probable polyamine transporter At1g31830 isoform X1 codes for MKLRNTAANKQQPSIAMGEYNGVAYVDVNEGSSSPKLDNIKKVSVLHLIFLIFYEVSGGPFGVEDSVQAAGPLLSLLGFLVFPLIWSVPEALITAEMGTMFPENGGYVVWVSTALGPYWGFQQGWMKWLSGVIDNALYPVLFLDYLKSGIPALAGGLPRVAAALALTFLLTYMNYMGLAIVGWVAVLLGIFSILPFVVMGLVAIPKLEPSRWFVMNLHDVDWNLYLNTLFWNLNYWDSVSTLAGEVDNPKKNLPKALFYALILVVLSYFFPLLVGTGAIPLNRDLWTDGYFSDIAKILGGVWLRWWIQGAAAMSNMGMFVAEMSSDSFQLLGMAERGMLPEFFAKRSRHGTPLIGILFSASGVILLSWLSFQEIIAAENFLYCFGMILEFIAFVLLRIKCPVASRPYKIPVGTVGAILMCIPPTILICVVLALSTVKVMIVSLFAVAIGLVMQPCLKYAEKKRWMKFSVSGELPDLHEGNQERVDFLED; via the exons atg AAACTGAGGAACACAGCAGCAAATAAGCAACAACCTTCTATTGCAATGGGAGAATACAATGGTGTTGCATATGTGGATGTTAATGAAGGATCTTCTTCACCTAAATTGGACAACATTAAGAAAGTTTCAGTTTTGCACCTCATTTTTCTCATCTTCTATGAGGTTTCCGGTGGACCTTTTGGAGTGGAGGATAGTGTTCAGGCAGCTGGTCCGCTCCTTTCACTTCTTGGGTTCTTGGTATTCCCATTAATATGGAGTGTTCCCGAGGCATTGATTACAGCCGAGATGGGTACCATGTTTCCAGAAAATGGAGGTTATGTTGTCTGGGTTTCAACTGCTTTGGGTCCTTACTGGGGTTTCCAGCAAGGATGGATGAAGTGGCTGAGCGGGGTGATTGATAATGCTCTGTACCCGGTTCTTTTTCTTGACTATTTGAAGTCGGGAATCCCAGCTTTGGCTGGTGGTTTACCAAGAGTTGCAGCTGCTCTGGCTTTGACATTTCTCCTCACTTACATGAATTACATGGGTTTAGCTATCGTGGGATGGGTTGCAGTTCTTCTGGGGATCTTTTCGATCCTTCCTTTTGTCGTTATGGGGCTAGTGGCGATTCCGAAGTTGGAGCCTTCAAGATGGTTTGTGATGAATTTGCATGATGTGGATTGGAATTTGTATTTGAACACTCTGTTTTGGAATTTAAACTATTGGGACTCAGTAAGTACTCTTGCTGGAGAGGTGGATAACCCGAAGAAAAATCTACCTAAAGCTCTCTTTTATGCTTTGATCTTGGTTGTTCTTAGCTATTTCTTCCCCCTTTTGGTTGGCACTGGTGCTATCCCACTCAACCGTGATTTGTGGACTGATGGGTATTTCTCAGATATTGCCAAAATTCTCGGGGGTGTTTGGTTGAGATGGTGGATCCAAGGGGCTGCAGCAATGTCAAATATGGGAATGTTCGTGGCTGAAATGAGCAGTGACTCTTTCCAGCTTCTGGGGATGGCAGAGCGAGGAATGCTTCCAGAGTTCTTTGCCAAGCGGTCTCGGCATGGCACACCTTTGATTGGGATTTTATTCTCTGCATCTggtgttattttgttatcatgGCTAAGCTTTCAGGAGATCATAGCTGcagaaaattttttatattgctttGGAATGATATTGGAATTTATAGCATTTGTACTGTTAAGGATAAAATGTCCTGTTGCTTCACGGCCTTACAAGATTCCTGTGGGAACAGTTGGAGCCATTCTTATGTGCATTCCTCCAACCATACTGATTTGTGTTGTGCTAGCTCTTTCAACAGTCAAAGTGATGATTGTGAGTCTGTTTGCGGTGGCAATTGGCCTTGTGATGCAGCCCTGTCTCAAATATGCCGAGAAAAAGAGGTGGATGAAGTTTTCTGTCAGTGGTGAACTCCCAGACCTTCATGAAGGTAATCAGGAGAGAGTTGACTTCTTAGAAGACTAG
- the LOC118028719 gene encoding probable polyamine transporter At1g31830 isoform X2, translating to MGEYNGVAYVDVNEGSSSPKLDNIKKVSVLHLIFLIFYEVSGGPFGVEDSVQAAGPLLSLLGFLVFPLIWSVPEALITAEMGTMFPENGGYVVWVSTALGPYWGFQQGWMKWLSGVIDNALYPVLFLDYLKSGIPALAGGLPRVAAALALTFLLTYMNYMGLAIVGWVAVLLGIFSILPFVVMGLVAIPKLEPSRWFVMNLHDVDWNLYLNTLFWNLNYWDSVSTLAGEVDNPKKNLPKALFYALILVVLSYFFPLLVGTGAIPLNRDLWTDGYFSDIAKILGGVWLRWWIQGAAAMSNMGMFVAEMSSDSFQLLGMAERGMLPEFFAKRSRHGTPLIGILFSASGVILLSWLSFQEIIAAENFLYCFGMILEFIAFVLLRIKCPVASRPYKIPVGTVGAILMCIPPTILICVVLALSTVKVMIVSLFAVAIGLVMQPCLKYAEKKRWMKFSVSGELPDLHEGNQERVDFLED from the coding sequence ATGGGAGAATACAATGGTGTTGCATATGTGGATGTTAATGAAGGATCTTCTTCACCTAAATTGGACAACATTAAGAAAGTTTCAGTTTTGCACCTCATTTTTCTCATCTTCTATGAGGTTTCCGGTGGACCTTTTGGAGTGGAGGATAGTGTTCAGGCAGCTGGTCCGCTCCTTTCACTTCTTGGGTTCTTGGTATTCCCATTAATATGGAGTGTTCCCGAGGCATTGATTACAGCCGAGATGGGTACCATGTTTCCAGAAAATGGAGGTTATGTTGTCTGGGTTTCAACTGCTTTGGGTCCTTACTGGGGTTTCCAGCAAGGATGGATGAAGTGGCTGAGCGGGGTGATTGATAATGCTCTGTACCCGGTTCTTTTTCTTGACTATTTGAAGTCGGGAATCCCAGCTTTGGCTGGTGGTTTACCAAGAGTTGCAGCTGCTCTGGCTTTGACATTTCTCCTCACTTACATGAATTACATGGGTTTAGCTATCGTGGGATGGGTTGCAGTTCTTCTGGGGATCTTTTCGATCCTTCCTTTTGTCGTTATGGGGCTAGTGGCGATTCCGAAGTTGGAGCCTTCAAGATGGTTTGTGATGAATTTGCATGATGTGGATTGGAATTTGTATTTGAACACTCTGTTTTGGAATTTAAACTATTGGGACTCAGTAAGTACTCTTGCTGGAGAGGTGGATAACCCGAAGAAAAATCTACCTAAAGCTCTCTTTTATGCTTTGATCTTGGTTGTTCTTAGCTATTTCTTCCCCCTTTTGGTTGGCACTGGTGCTATCCCACTCAACCGTGATTTGTGGACTGATGGGTATTTCTCAGATATTGCCAAAATTCTCGGGGGTGTTTGGTTGAGATGGTGGATCCAAGGGGCTGCAGCAATGTCAAATATGGGAATGTTCGTGGCTGAAATGAGCAGTGACTCTTTCCAGCTTCTGGGGATGGCAGAGCGAGGAATGCTTCCAGAGTTCTTTGCCAAGCGGTCTCGGCATGGCACACCTTTGATTGGGATTTTATTCTCTGCATCTggtgttattttgttatcatgGCTAAGCTTTCAGGAGATCATAGCTGcagaaaattttttatattgctttGGAATGATATTGGAATTTATAGCATTTGTACTGTTAAGGATAAAATGTCCTGTTGCTTCACGGCCTTACAAGATTCCTGTGGGAACAGTTGGAGCCATTCTTATGTGCATTCCTCCAACCATACTGATTTGTGTTGTGCTAGCTCTTTCAACAGTCAAAGTGATGATTGTGAGTCTGTTTGCGGTGGCAATTGGCCTTGTGATGCAGCCCTGTCTCAAATATGCCGAGAAAAAGAGGTGGATGAAGTTTTCTGTCAGTGGTGAACTCCCAGACCTTCATGAAGGTAATCAGGAGAGAGTTGACTTCTTAGAAGACTAG
- the LOC118028718 gene encoding acyl-CoA-binding protein, with translation MGLQEEFEEHAEKAKTLPENTTNENKLILYGLYKQATVGPVDTSRPGIFNMRDRAKWDAWKAVEGKSKEEAMSDYITKVKQLLEEAAASA, from the exons ATGGGTTTGCAG GAGGAATTTGAGGAGCACGCTGAGAAAGCCAAGACACTGccagaaaatacaacaaatgAGAACAAACTTATTCTCTATGGGCTCTACAAGCAAGCCACTGTTGGACCAGTGGACACCA GCCGCCCTGGAATTTTCAACATGAGGGACAGGGCAAAGTGGGATGCATGGAAGGCTGTTGAAG ggAAATCCAAGGAGGAAGCAATGAGTGACTATATCACCAAGGTTAAGCAGTTGCTGGAAGAAGCTGCTGCTTCTGCCTAG